AATTGTACCTGATCAAATTCATCAGAAACATTCAGGCAGATTAATTCTTAAAGAAAAGGCCCCCAAAAAAAAGATTCGATTTGGAGGACATCTGTTAACTGGAATTTTGTTTTTGGGCTCTCTCATCATGATTGTCCCCTTTATCTGGATGGTTACAACAAGCTTTGACTGGGGAGCCAGGCTGAATATTCCTTTTCCACCAAGATTTTGGCCAGAGGAGGCTTCGCTTTTGCCTTATGAGGCAGCATTTACAAATGTCCCAATGATCAAATACATGATTAATTCGCTTATTGTAGCAATAGGAGTAATTTTAATCAGTTTAATGTCAGCCTTATTTTCCGGATATGCCATTTCCAAGCTTAAATTTAAAGGAGCAGGGATTATTATGGTACTTGCACTCAGTACGATGATGATTCCATTTGAGATGACAATGATTCCTCAATATTTGCTTTTCGATAAACTGCAGCTTCTTGATACTTACTGGGCCTTTTATCTTCCCGCATTAAATTATGCATTCGGAACTTTTTTGGCAAAGGCATTTATTGATCAGCTTCCGGGGAGTCTGCGGGAAGCTGCAATCATAGATGGAGCGAATGAATTCACCGTTTTTTTGAGAATTTACCTCCCATTGTGCATTCCGATCCTTGCAACGATGGTCATTCTTCAATTTTTGGGTGTCTGGAATGATCTATTATGGCCGCTGCTCGCACTGAAAAGTCCCGATAAATATACCATTCAATTAGGGCTTGCCATGTTTACGTACAACAAAGATATTCCTTTGCCTTCTATTATATTGGCGGCAACAAGCGTAAGTCTTGTGCCTATCGTTGCTGTTTATTTATTTCTGCAAAAATATATAGTGGAAAGCATTGCTTTATCAGGAATTAAGCAATAATTGTCCTGTTAAGTCGGGATAAATTGCATAAAAAAGAAAAGAGGGGAACCAGAATGAAAAAACTTATGATCATGTTTCTGGCATTTCTAATGTTTTTTTCGCTGATCGCTTGCTCTTCAGAATCCAGCAGTACAAGTGAAAACAAAAATATCAAGGTGGTCTCGGAGGTAAAAGGAACGGTAAGGGTGGCCCTTGCAGGGTGGCAGCTAGAGAATGGACTTGATCCAATCACAGGCACTCTGGCAACGGGATTAAATGAATATGTTGAAAAAGAATTCAAACCGAGATATCCCAACATTAAATTAGAACTGTATCAAGTTCCATGGGAAAATGCTCAGGCGAAACAGACTGCTCTGCTGCAGTCAAAAGATGTTGATGTTCTTTATACTGGAGGCGCATTCGCTTCACAGTGGATGGAAAAGGGATTGCTCCGTGGAATCGACGATTTAATGGAAAAGGATGCAGCATTTGATTCAAGCATCTATTTAGATGGTATTTGGGAGAATTCGTACAGTACAAAATCGTTTAAAGGAGAGAGATACGGTCTTCCTGCAGTCCTTGGAAGAAGGATAACCATCTACGATAAAAAAATTTTCGATGAATGGGGCGTAGATTATTTATCTGAAAATCCTACTCCTGAAGAGATCTTAGATAAAGCGAAAGAAATGACAGGTAAAAATCCGAAAACAGGCAAGCAAAACTACGGGTTATGGTGGAATGGGAATGCATTAAATGCTTCTACTTTTGTTGCATTGGCTCATGCTTATGGTGCTAAAGGGGCAGAAGGAAGCTTGGATGATACTGCTAATATTAAATGGATGCTTAATACTCCAGAAATGGTAAAGGTTCTTGAATGGCTTGAAAAAGCTGCAAAGTATCCTCCGAAAGCATTTATTAATAATCAGGGAGCAGAAAACTTCGGACTGGAAAAAAATCGAATTGCCATTGCTTTAGATCATTCTGGAGCAGGCACAATGGGAGAATTTCAGGCAAATAAAGATGAAAAGCTTTTAGAGCGATTTGATACAAGCTTAAATCTTGGACCAAACGGCGAAGGCTGGGTGGCTGCAGATCCTTTTGTTATGGCAAAAGATGCAAAAAATGTTGAGGCTTCATGGGAGGTCATGAAATTTTTAACTGGCTATGAAACTCAAAAGCACAACTATGATAACTACAAATTTACGCCAACTTTAAAAGAAACTGACTTTGTGAGTAAAAATGACAAATATATGAAACGGGCAATGGAGGTAGCGGATATTTCGAAATCGACGCTAATGGATGAGGCAAATCCGTTTTTCAGCAGTGAAATAGCTCCGGCTATTAATGGATTTATCAGTAAAGCAGCAAATAAACAGGCACCTGATATTCAAACGTTTCTGGATGATCTGCAAAAACGAGCTGAGAGCTGGTCTGCAAGACAATAGAAAAGATATGAGCGTGATGAAACGACTCAATTAAGAGGTGATTAAATATGAAAATTGGATTAAGTTCGTATAGTCTGGTTTCAGCGCTGAAATCAAAAGAAATTGATATTTTAGAAGCGATCAGCTGGATCGCGGAACAAGGAGGAGAGCACATTGAAATTGTTCCCTTCGGATTTACACTCGATCACAACCCTGATTTAATCGAAGCAATTCGCCAAAGGGCCGAGAGCACCGGCATCGAGATATCTAATTATGCAATTGGAGCTAATTTTATTTCATTAACAAGTGAAGAATTTGAGAAAGAAATCGATCGTGTTAAGGGACAAGTTGATATTGCCTCACAATTAGGAGTTAAGCTGATGCGCCATGATGTTGCCTCAAGGCCACCGCAAGAGGCTTCCATTCAGCAATTTGAAAAAGATCTGCCGAAGATTGTTGAGGCTTCCCGCAGGATTGCTGATTATGCTGCTGAGCATGGAATTACAACAAGTATTGAAAATCATGGGTATTTTGTTCAGGCGAGTGACCGTGTTCAAACAGTTGTGGATCATGTGAATCGGCCTAATTTTAAAACAACGCTTGATGTGGGGAATTTTATGTGTGTGGATGAGGAATCTGTATCAGCGGTAAAAAAGAATATACCGATTGCTTCCATAGTTCATATTAAAGATTTTTACATGCGGCCGTCGCATTTCAATCCTGGAAAGGGCTGGTTCCCGACAGCATCTGGAAACTATTTGCGGGGAGCAATTATTGGTCATGGGGATATAGCGATGCGGGAAGTTTTAAAAGTGATTAAACACTCAGGATATGACGGGTATTTGTCAGTAGAATTTGAAGGAATGGAAGAGTGTAAAACAGGCTCGAGAATCAGTATGGAAAATGTGCGCAGAATGTGGGAAGAAGTTTAAATTAATGTGGGAAATGGGAGGATCAAGCGATGAGTAAACTAAAGATCGGAGTCATTGGTGCTGGTTCTATTTCAGAGATGCATATGCAATCCTATGAAAATAATGATTTTGCAGAATTGTATGCGATCTGTGATATGAATGAAGAAAGAGCACATGAAAAAGCAAAAAAGTACAATGCGTCAAAGGTTTATTATGATTATGAATCGCTTCTTGCTGATCAGGTGATTGATGCTGTCAGCATATGTACTTGGAATAACTCTCATGCCGAAATTGCCATTGCTGCACTCGATGCAGGCAAACATGTATTAGTTGAAAAACCACTTTGCACAACAGTAGCTGATGCATTGAAAATTGAAGAAGCAGTTAAACGAAGCGGCAAGCTCCTGCAAGTTGGTTTTGTCAGACGTTACGCATCAAATACTGAAATCATTCAAAAATTCGTGAATCAAAATCATTTTGGCGAAATCTACTACGCAAAAGCCTCTTGCTTGCGCCGTTTAGGGAATCCTGGAGGCTGGTTTTCGGATAAAGAAAGATCAGGAGGAGGACCTCTTATCGATCTTGGAGTCCATGTCATAGACATTTGCTGGTACCTAATGGGGAAACCGAAAGTGAAATCGGTCAGCGGCAATACGTATTCAAAGCTCGGAAATCGCTCTAATGTTAAGCATTTATCGTTTTATCAAGCAGCCGATTATGATCCTGATAAGAACACAGTGGAAGATCTGGCTAACGCCATTATCCGATTTGAAAATGGCGCTTCATTGATGGTGGATGTCAGC
The window above is part of the Metabacillus dongyingensis genome. Proteins encoded here:
- a CDS encoding carbohydrate ABC transporter permease; amino-acid sequence: MKIVPDQIHQKHSGRLILKEKAPKKKIRFGGHLLTGILFLGSLIMIVPFIWMVTTSFDWGARLNIPFPPRFWPEEASLLPYEAAFTNVPMIKYMINSLIVAIGVILISLMSALFSGYAISKLKFKGAGIIMVLALSTMMIPFEMTMIPQYLLFDKLQLLDTYWAFYLPALNYAFGTFLAKAFIDQLPGSLREAAIIDGANEFTVFLRIYLPLCIPILATMVILQFLGVWNDLLWPLLALKSPDKYTIQLGLAMFTYNKDIPLPSIILAATSVSLVPIVAVYLFLQKYIVESIALSGIKQ
- a CDS encoding extracellular solute-binding protein: MKKLMIMFLAFLMFFSLIACSSESSSTSENKNIKVVSEVKGTVRVALAGWQLENGLDPITGTLATGLNEYVEKEFKPRYPNIKLELYQVPWENAQAKQTALLQSKDVDVLYTGGAFASQWMEKGLLRGIDDLMEKDAAFDSSIYLDGIWENSYSTKSFKGERYGLPAVLGRRITIYDKKIFDEWGVDYLSENPTPEEILDKAKEMTGKNPKTGKQNYGLWWNGNALNASTFVALAHAYGAKGAEGSLDDTANIKWMLNTPEMVKVLEWLEKAAKYPPKAFINNQGAENFGLEKNRIAIALDHSGAGTMGEFQANKDEKLLERFDTSLNLGPNGEGWVAADPFVMAKDAKNVEASWEVMKFLTGYETQKHNYDNYKFTPTLKETDFVSKNDKYMKRAMEVADISKSTLMDEANPFFSSEIAPAINGFISKAANKQAPDIQTFLDDLQKRAESWSARQ
- a CDS encoding Gfo/Idh/MocA family protein gives rise to the protein MSKLKIGVIGAGSISEMHMQSYENNDFAELYAICDMNEERAHEKAKKYNASKVYYDYESLLADQVIDAVSICTWNNSHAEIAIAALDAGKHVLVEKPLCTTVADALKIEEAVKRSGKLLQVGFVRRYASNTEIIQKFVNQNHFGEIYYAKASCLRRLGNPGGWFSDKERSGGGPLIDLGVHVIDICWYLMGKPKVKSVSGNTYSKLGNRSNVKHLSFYQAADYDPDKNTVEDLANAIIRFENGASLMVDVSFTIHGKKDELTVQLYGDKGGFELEPELSIVTEQHDIILNATPQINNLSFDVVQAFQNEIDHFIAACKREKETLSPVEDGIEMMKILCAIYESSEKGTEIQFGQSVEV
- a CDS encoding sugar phosphate isomerase/epimerase family protein gives rise to the protein MKIGLSSYSLVSALKSKEIDILEAISWIAEQGGEHIEIVPFGFTLDHNPDLIEAIRQRAESTGIEISNYAIGANFISLTSEEFEKEIDRVKGQVDIASQLGVKLMRHDVASRPPQEASIQQFEKDLPKIVEASRRIADYAAEHGITTSIENHGYFVQASDRVQTVVDHVNRPNFKTTLDVGNFMCVDEESVSAVKKNIPIASIVHIKDFYMRPSHFNPGKGWFPTASGNYLRGAIIGHGDIAMREVLKVIKHSGYDGYLSVEFEGMEECKTGSRISMENVRRMWEEV